One Kribbella sp. NBC_00662 genomic region harbors:
- a CDS encoding TetR/AcrR family transcriptional regulator, whose product MTTQRLTKKGQATRDRIVEAAARLMIEQGVARTTIEDIQAAAGVSPSQLYHYFPGKDALVSAVIDQQTAQVLEIQHSGLGSLDTIDSLTKWRDLMVGSLTEMQCAGGCPLGSLASDLSESDPVARVQLAGAFAQWEGLIRDGLVQMQQRGELAADADPADLAVAMLAAVQGGLLLSQVRRDPAPLRIAVDTMIDHLHALTR is encoded by the coding sequence GTGACGACACAGCGGCTGACGAAGAAGGGCCAGGCGACCCGGGACCGGATCGTCGAGGCAGCGGCACGACTGATGATCGAGCAGGGCGTCGCCCGGACCACGATCGAGGACATCCAGGCGGCCGCGGGCGTCAGCCCGTCGCAGCTGTACCACTACTTCCCCGGCAAGGACGCCCTGGTGTCGGCGGTCATCGACCAGCAGACCGCCCAGGTGCTCGAGATCCAGCACAGCGGCCTGGGCAGCCTCGACACGATCGACTCGCTGACGAAGTGGCGGGATCTGATGGTCGGCAGCCTGACCGAGATGCAGTGCGCCGGCGGCTGCCCGCTCGGATCACTGGCCAGCGATCTGTCCGAGAGCGACCCGGTCGCCAGGGTCCAGCTCGCCGGCGCCTTCGCGCAATGGGAGGGGCTCATCCGCGACGGCCTCGTCCAGATGCAGCAGCGCGGCGAGCTCGCCGCGGACGCGGATCCGGCCGATCTCGCCGTCGCGATGCTGGCGGCCGTGCAGGGCGGCCTGCTCCTCAGCCAGGTACGGCGTGATCCCGCGCCGCTGCGGATCGCGGTCGACACGATGATCGATCACCTGCACGCCTTGACCCGTTAG
- a CDS encoding SDR family NAD(P)-dependent oxidoreductase, protein MTQDFAGRTALVTGGNSGIGRAVAGQLAQRGAHVVISGRDTARGNKAVEEIRSAGGTADFVQADLADLDQVRSLAKQAVELGGGHVDVLVNNAGIFPFGPTAEVSDRDFDAVFAVNVRAPFYLVAELAPLMAARGSGAIVNVTTMVAYFGMSGMAAYGSSKAAVELLTRSWAAEFGPSGVRVNAVSPGPTRTEGTAVMGEGLDGLAGTTPLQRVGLPEEVAAGIVFLASDQASLIHGATLPIDGGRLAV, encoded by the coding sequence ATGACGCAGGACTTTGCCGGCCGGACCGCGCTCGTGACCGGCGGCAACAGCGGGATCGGGCGGGCCGTGGCCGGGCAGTTGGCGCAGCGTGGCGCGCATGTCGTGATCAGCGGGCGCGACACCGCGCGCGGGAACAAGGCGGTCGAGGAGATCCGCTCCGCGGGCGGTACGGCGGACTTCGTGCAGGCCGATCTGGCTGATCTGGACCAGGTGCGGTCGCTGGCCAAGCAGGCGGTCGAGCTCGGCGGCGGGCACGTCGACGTACTGGTGAACAACGCGGGGATCTTCCCGTTCGGGCCGACGGCCGAGGTGTCCGACCGCGACTTCGACGCGGTGTTCGCGGTGAACGTGCGGGCGCCGTTCTACCTCGTCGCCGAGTTGGCTCCGCTGATGGCGGCGCGCGGATCCGGCGCGATCGTCAACGTGACCACGATGGTCGCGTACTTCGGGATGAGCGGAATGGCGGCGTACGGGTCGAGCAAGGCGGCGGTGGAGCTGCTGACCAGGTCCTGGGCGGCGGAGTTCGGGCCGTCCGGAGTGCGGGTCAACGCGGTCAGCCCGGGGCCGACGCGGACCGAGGGCACGGCGGTGATGGGCGAAGGACTGGACGGCCTGGCCGGGACGACGCCGCTGCAGCGGGTCGGCCTGCCGGAAGAGGTTGCCGCGGGCATCGTCTTCCTCGCGTCCGACCAGGCCTCGCTGATCCACGGCGCGACCCTGCCGATCGACGGCGGCCGGCTGGCGGTCTGA
- a CDS encoding cupin domain-containing protein, which produces MPSANLAATPVAVEIPELTGRYAPVGDYTVAFESFPRDVDPAPYFVGLPDDRCQCPHWGVVTAGEITFRWADRSETFRAGDAYYAGPGHLPLMVAGTTIVEFSPTADLDKTMAVVGANLEKV; this is translated from the coding sequence ATGCCGAGTGCGAACCTGGCCGCCACACCGGTGGCTGTCGAGATTCCCGAGCTGACGGGGCGGTACGCCCCGGTGGGTGACTACACGGTCGCGTTCGAGAGCTTTCCCCGCGATGTGGACCCGGCGCCGTACTTCGTCGGGCTGCCCGACGACCGGTGCCAGTGCCCGCACTGGGGTGTCGTGACGGCTGGTGAGATCACGTTCCGGTGGGCCGATCGCAGCGAGACGTTCCGGGCCGGCGACGCGTACTACGCCGGCCCGGGGCACCTGCCGCTGATGGTCGCGGGAACCACCATCGTCGAGTTCAGCCCGACCGCGGACCTCGACAAGACGATGGCCGTGGTCGGGGCCAACCTGGAGAAGGTATGA
- a CDS encoding VOC family protein — protein MTIPATGTLAWFEVASDDPEGAQKFYGSLFDWTFESSGSLTSGGLDYRNITASGGQQPMGGIFGTGGQLPNHAVFYILVADLEATCAEAEQLGGTVISKNVDPGPGTPAFAYLRDPSGNQFGIFTPPAAA, from the coding sequence ATGACGATTCCCGCCACCGGCACCCTGGCCTGGTTCGAGGTCGCGAGCGACGACCCGGAGGGTGCGCAGAAGTTCTACGGCAGCCTGTTCGACTGGACGTTCGAGTCGTCCGGCAGCCTCACCTCGGGCGGTCTGGACTACCGCAACATCACCGCCTCCGGCGGCCAGCAGCCGATGGGCGGCATCTTCGGCACCGGCGGCCAGCTGCCCAACCACGCCGTCTTCTACATCCTCGTCGCCGACCTCGAGGCCACCTGCGCCGAAGCGGAGCAACTCGGCGGCACGGTCATCAGCAAGAACGTCGACCCCGGTCCCGGGACCCCGGCGTTCGCCTACCTCCGCGACCCGTCCGGCAACCAGTTCGGCATCTTCACCCCGCCGGCCGCTGCTTGA
- a CDS encoding helix-turn-helix transcriptional regulator, with protein sequence MNRIDRLYALAEELRAAGPRGRTARQLADRFEVSVRTIERDLSALGQAGVPLATKQGRTGGYSVDRSMSLPPLNFTAREAMAVAVALSGSPHVLFSGDSRTALQKIVAAMPQHALEEARSTAAKVRLLVRPTPDPDGDVAEQIWRAVRDNHVLRIFYTNGDGVETVREVEPQHVVVGPKGSYLTAWCHLRQEDRVFRMDRITKAERTVTAPHRPQATGDLHVDGFETKLPALALRPEDLFPTPT encoded by the coding sequence ATGAACCGGATCGATCGGCTGTACGCCCTCGCCGAGGAACTACGGGCAGCAGGGCCGAGAGGGCGTACGGCGCGGCAGTTGGCGGACCGTTTCGAGGTCAGCGTCAGGACGATCGAGCGCGATCTGAGCGCGCTCGGTCAGGCCGGGGTGCCGCTGGCAACGAAACAGGGCCGCACCGGCGGGTACAGCGTGGACCGGTCGATGAGCCTGCCGCCGCTGAACTTCACCGCCCGCGAGGCGATGGCGGTCGCAGTCGCCCTGAGCGGCAGCCCCCATGTGTTGTTCTCCGGAGACTCCCGCACCGCACTGCAGAAGATCGTCGCCGCCATGCCACAGCACGCGCTCGAGGAGGCGCGGTCGACGGCCGCGAAGGTCCGGCTCTTGGTCCGGCCCACGCCCGACCCGGACGGCGACGTGGCCGAGCAAATCTGGCGCGCCGTACGCGACAACCACGTCCTGCGGATCTTCTACACCAATGGCGACGGTGTCGAGACCGTCCGCGAGGTCGAGCCGCAGCACGTCGTCGTCGGGCCGAAGGGTTCGTATCTGACGGCCTGGTGCCATCTGCGTCAGGAGGACCGGGTCTTCCGGATGGACCGCATCACGAAGGCCGAGCGCACGGTGACGGCGCCGCACCGGCCGCAGGCGACCGGCGATCTGCACGTCGACGGCTTCGAGACCAAACTGCCGGCTCTCGCGTTGCGTCCCGAGGATCTTTTTCCAACTCCGACATAG
- a CDS encoding VOC family protein: MSTDLKFEAVVIPVADADRAKEFYSGLGWRLDADFAFDNGFRVVQFTPPGSLASVQFGTNITSAAPGSAQGLYLVVTDVDAARSELLAHGAKVTEVFHAAAPGAQFEAGDTGGRVDGPADDRSSYSSFATFSDPDGNTWLLQEVTTRLPGRVTDSTYTSVEDLEGALKRAAAAHGEHEARTGQADENWPAWYAAYMVAERTSTELPQ; the protein is encoded by the coding sequence ATGAGCACCGACCTGAAGTTCGAAGCCGTCGTGATTCCGGTGGCCGACGCCGACCGGGCGAAGGAGTTCTACAGCGGACTCGGCTGGCGACTGGATGCGGACTTCGCGTTCGACAACGGGTTCCGCGTCGTCCAGTTCACGCCACCGGGCTCGCTGGCCTCGGTGCAGTTCGGTACGAACATCACGTCGGCGGCGCCGGGTAGCGCGCAGGGCCTGTACCTGGTCGTCACCGATGTCGACGCGGCTCGGTCCGAGTTGCTCGCGCACGGCGCGAAGGTCACCGAGGTCTTCCACGCGGCGGCTCCCGGAGCTCAGTTCGAGGCCGGCGACACCGGCGGGCGCGTGGACGGTCCGGCGGACGACCGGTCCAGCTACAGCTCGTTCGCGACCTTCAGCGACCCCGACGGCAACACCTGGCTGCTTCAGGAGGTCACCACCCGGCTGCCCGGGCGGGTCACCGACTCGACGTACACGTCCGTCGAGGACCTCGAGGGTGCGCTCAAGCGCGCGGCCGCCGCCCACGGCGAGCACGAGGCGCGCACCGGCCAGGCGGACGAGAACTGGCCGGCCTGGTACGCCGCGTACATGGTCGCCGAGCGCACCAGCACCGAACTCCCGCAATAA
- a CDS encoding cation:proton antiporter: MGHQIVLIAGAGLAIMIAASVFARRTGVAAPLLLVALGIGASYLPSTPAIHIEPEIILAGVLPPLLYASAVQLPVLDVRRNVALISWLSVVMVIVSALTIGALVHALFPSISFALATALGAVVSPTDAVAATAIGHRVGLPPRLMTVLEGESLVNDASALVVLRTAVAALAVTTHFSLGHTVLDFAWAVVGAVLIGLIVGVLTALLRQRLDDPVLNTTISFAVPFLAYFPAEELHASGVLAVVIAGLLTGAVGSRRFSARDRQTQATTWTTISFILESGVFLAMGYQLPELVNDARAETTVGEITALVLLVVGLLVALRFLGLAWPALQFRFGSNNRTEQTRAKLSQFEEHLDAMEPSGEREENRLAWARKRLARGQADADFEEREPITARGMLVLAWAGMRGVVTVAAAQTIPAGTPHRATVVLAAFIVALITLVGFGLSLPAVIARMRFRPESAEEKRDSVTALMRQIGEAAIDALGPLEEQTVDGEPLDPDAVSALKERIVPRLVSGSRQLRDTKPDTREQMAVLQRRYLDAMREALEAERSIGVYSSDTYRVVESFLDTFEQRFTA; the protein is encoded by the coding sequence GTGGGCCACCAGATCGTTCTGATTGCCGGTGCGGGGCTTGCGATCATGATTGCGGCGTCGGTGTTCGCGCGGCGGACTGGGGTCGCGGCGCCGTTGCTGCTGGTGGCGCTGGGGATCGGCGCGAGCTACCTGCCGAGTACGCCGGCGATCCACATCGAGCCCGAGATCATCCTCGCGGGCGTCCTCCCACCGCTGCTGTACGCGTCGGCGGTCCAGTTGCCGGTCCTCGACGTACGGCGGAACGTCGCGCTGATCTCCTGGCTGTCGGTCGTGATGGTGATCGTGTCCGCGCTGACGATCGGGGCGCTGGTGCACGCGTTGTTCCCGAGCATCTCGTTCGCATTGGCGACCGCGCTCGGCGCCGTGGTGAGCCCGACCGACGCGGTCGCGGCGACGGCGATCGGCCACCGGGTCGGGCTGCCGCCGCGGCTGATGACCGTGCTGGAAGGTGAGAGTCTCGTCAACGACGCGTCGGCCCTCGTCGTCCTGCGTACGGCGGTCGCCGCTCTCGCCGTCACCACGCACTTCAGCCTCGGTCACACCGTCCTCGACTTCGCCTGGGCGGTCGTCGGAGCGGTCCTGATCGGGCTGATCGTCGGCGTGCTGACCGCGCTGTTGCGGCAGCGGCTCGACGATCCGGTGCTGAACACGACGATCTCGTTCGCCGTACCGTTCCTCGCCTACTTCCCGGCGGAGGAACTGCATGCTTCCGGCGTCCTCGCGGTGGTGATCGCCGGGCTGTTGACCGGCGCGGTCGGGAGCCGGAGATTCAGCGCCCGCGACCGGCAGACGCAGGCGACCACGTGGACCACGATCAGCTTCATCCTCGAGAGCGGCGTGTTCCTCGCGATGGGCTACCAGTTGCCCGAGCTGGTCAACGACGCCCGGGCAGAGACGACGGTCGGTGAGATCACGGCGCTTGTCCTGCTCGTGGTCGGCCTGCTCGTCGCGTTGCGGTTCCTCGGATTGGCGTGGCCCGCGTTGCAGTTCCGGTTCGGCTCGAACAACCGCACCGAGCAGACACGCGCGAAACTGAGCCAGTTCGAGGAACACCTCGACGCGATGGAGCCGTCGGGGGAGCGGGAGGAGAACCGCCTCGCCTGGGCCCGCAAGCGGCTGGCCCGCGGCCAGGCCGACGCGGACTTCGAGGAGCGTGAACCGATCACGGCCCGCGGCATGCTCGTGCTCGCCTGGGCCGGGATGCGCGGCGTCGTCACCGTCGCCGCGGCGCAGACCATTCCGGCCGGTACGCCGCACCGCGCGACCGTCGTACTCGCCGCGTTCATCGTCGCGCTGATCACGCTCGTCGGCTTCGGGCTCTCGCTGCCCGCGGTGATCGCGCGGATGCGGTTCCGCCCGGAGAGCGCCGAGGAGAAGCGCGACTCGGTGACGGCGCTGATGCGGCAGATCGGCGAGGCCGCGATCGACGCGCTCGGCCCGCTGGAGGAGCAGACCGTCGACGGCGAACCGCTCGATCCGGACGCGGTCAGCGCGCTGAAGGAGCGGATCGTGCCCCGGCTGGTGTCCGGGAGCCGGCAGCTCCGGGACACCAAGCCGGACACGCGCGAACAGATGGCCGTCCTCCAGCGACGGTACCTGGACGCGATGCGCGAAGCTCTCGAAGCCGAGCGGAGCATCGGTGTCTACAGCTCAGACACCTACCGCGTCGTCGAAAGCTTCCTCGACACGTTCGAGCAGCGCTTCACCGCCTAG
- a CDS encoding alpha/beta hydrolase codes for MTTSLQFISTATTNGVLEREFVLGDVHGMLWSPDGVDQAPLVLLGHGGGRDSKAAPMVGRARMLTGAGFHAVSIDAPGHGHRPRTARDEQETVAMQHAMEVGEPVGPIVVPYNLHLAERAVPEWQATLDALELLPGIAGPFGYFGLNMGTAIGIPLTAVDPRITAAVFGIFWYDETLAGYASRIKVPVEFALQWDDQHIPRQSGMALFDAFASTEKSLHANAGAHKEVPRFEVDSMVRFFTRHLR; via the coding sequence ATGACTACTTCTCTGCAGTTCATCAGCACCGCCACCACGAACGGCGTACTCGAGCGCGAGTTCGTCCTCGGCGACGTCCACGGCATGCTCTGGTCGCCCGACGGGGTCGACCAGGCCCCGCTGGTCCTCCTCGGCCACGGCGGCGGACGCGACAGCAAGGCCGCGCCGATGGTCGGCCGGGCCCGGATGCTCACCGGCGCCGGATTCCACGCCGTGTCCATCGACGCTCCCGGCCACGGCCACCGTCCGCGGACGGCGCGCGACGAGCAAGAGACCGTTGCGATGCAGCACGCGATGGAGGTCGGCGAACCGGTCGGCCCGATCGTCGTCCCCTACAACCTGCACCTGGCCGAACGCGCCGTACCCGAGTGGCAGGCAACCCTCGACGCACTCGAGTTGCTCCCCGGGATCGCCGGTCCGTTCGGGTACTTCGGGCTGAACATGGGCACCGCGATCGGCATCCCGCTGACGGCCGTCGATCCGCGCATCACCGCCGCGGTGTTCGGCATCTTCTGGTACGACGAGACGCTCGCCGGGTATGCGAGCCGGATCAAGGTGCCGGTCGAGTTCGCACTGCAGTGGGACGACCAGCACATCCCGCGTCAGTCCGGGATGGCGTTGTTCGACGCGTTCGCGTCAACGGAGAAGAGCCTGCACGCGAACGCAGGCGCTCACAAAGAGGTTCCGCGGTTCGAGGTCGACAGCATGGTGCGGTTCTTCACCCGTCATCTCCGCTAG
- a CDS encoding GNAT family N-acetyltransferase, giving the protein MIDVRPATVFEDVRAVIGPKSPTATVCFCLSYRIPSKLNNSLRGPARGEYVAELCTEKPAPGVLAYDGETPVGWAAIAPRAATTFARNRKIPRIDDLPVWSLWCIRVRPGHRGQGISHALIAGAVDFARTNDAPVVEAYPLDNGDTKVDLTMAYAGIRKNFEQAGFTKSADTTSTLAGHPRVLMRLDLR; this is encoded by the coding sequence ATGATCGATGTCCGTCCGGCCACCGTCTTCGAGGACGTCCGCGCTGTCATCGGGCCCAAGTCGCCCACGGCCACGGTCTGCTTCTGCCTGAGCTACCGCATCCCGTCCAAGCTGAACAACTCCCTCCGCGGCCCGGCCCGCGGCGAGTACGTCGCGGAGCTCTGCACGGAGAAGCCGGCGCCCGGTGTCCTCGCGTACGACGGTGAGACGCCCGTCGGTTGGGCCGCGATCGCCCCGCGTGCAGCGACGACCTTCGCCCGCAACCGGAAGATCCCGCGCATCGACGATCTCCCGGTGTGGTCCCTGTGGTGCATCCGGGTTCGTCCGGGACATCGCGGTCAGGGCATCTCCCATGCACTGATCGCGGGCGCCGTCGACTTCGCCCGTACGAACGACGCCCCGGTCGTCGAGGCCTATCCGCTCGACAACGGCGACACCAAGGTCGACCTGACGATGGCGTACGCCGGCATCCGCAAGAACTTCGAACAGGCCGGCTTCACCAAGTCCGCCGACACCACCTCCACCTTGGCCGGCCACCCCCGCGTCCTCATGCGCCTCGACCTCCGCTGA
- a CDS encoding ATP-dependent DNA helicase RecQ produces MRDIVVLAREWLGFESLRPGQEDAVRAVLDGRDTLAVLATGTGKTAIYQLAGLALGGVTVVVSPLVALQRDQLRALAKHPAGVEVAELNATDRAGGRAARELLMDGRPGFVLMSPEQLTHADVLDLLARSRPRLLAVDEAHLVSEWGEDFRPDYLRLAAAIRAMGRPPVLALTATAAPPVRKQIAHRLEMDDPAVVVGGFDRPNLNLAVFAFADDDTKNRRLLSHVRSSRGAGIVYVATHRHAEELASDLNTAGVSAQAYHAGLSAKQRREVQDTFLAGDCRVVVATIAFGMGIDKPDIRWVSHAEAPASIDAYYQEIGRAGRDGEPADIELFFRHADLGLNRFFASGGVTDEDLLAVATAVHEHRPANIADLTAATHLGAARVERALGRLTDARVVAIGHQFHLARRVDVDKAVAAASAVEHDRREVARSRVEMMSTYAEYGGCRREWLLSYFGEHYEGPCGNCDNDLAGRTAAPPEEEPFPIGSRVKHRTFGPGLVEHYDGTTMTVLFDRVGYKELRTAFMIHNQLLEAE; encoded by the coding sequence GTGAGGGACATCGTCGTGCTCGCTCGCGAGTGGCTCGGGTTCGAGTCCCTGCGGCCGGGGCAGGAAGACGCGGTTCGGGCGGTGCTGGACGGGCGGGACACGTTGGCCGTGCTCGCCACCGGGACCGGGAAGACGGCGATCTATCAGCTCGCGGGACTGGCGCTCGGCGGAGTGACTGTGGTGGTCAGCCCGCTCGTGGCGTTGCAGCGGGATCAGCTGCGGGCCTTGGCGAAGCACCCGGCCGGAGTCGAGGTCGCCGAGCTGAACGCGACCGATCGTGCCGGTGGCCGTGCGGCACGCGAGTTGCTGATGGACGGGCGGCCGGGGTTCGTCCTGATGTCGCCGGAGCAGTTGACGCATGCCGACGTACTCGACCTGCTGGCGAGGTCCCGGCCGCGACTGCTCGCGGTGGACGAGGCGCATCTGGTGAGTGAGTGGGGCGAGGACTTCCGGCCCGACTACCTCCGGCTGGCGGCCGCGATCCGGGCGATGGGACGGCCGCCGGTGCTGGCGCTGACCGCGACCGCCGCTCCGCCGGTACGCAAGCAGATCGCGCACCGGCTCGAGATGGACGACCCCGCGGTCGTCGTCGGCGGATTCGACCGCCCGAACCTCAACCTCGCCGTGTTCGCCTTCGCCGACGACGACACCAAGAACCGCCGCCTGCTCAGCCACGTCCGGTCGTCGCGCGGCGCCGGCATCGTGTACGTCGCCACGCACCGGCACGCCGAGGAGCTGGCCTCCGATCTCAACACCGCCGGCGTATCCGCGCAGGCGTACCACGCCGGGCTGTCGGCCAAGCAGCGCCGCGAGGTCCAGGACACGTTCCTGGCCGGCGACTGCCGGGTGGTCGTGGCGACGATCGCGTTCGGGATGGGGATCGACAAACCCGACATCCGCTGGGTCAGCCACGCCGAGGCGCCGGCCTCGATCGACGCGTACTACCAGGAGATCGGCCGCGCGGGCCGCGACGGCGAACCGGCCGATATCGAGCTGTTCTTCCGGCACGCCGACCTCGGCCTGAACCGTTTCTTCGCCTCCGGCGGCGTCACCGACGAAGATCTCCTCGCCGTCGCGACCGCCGTCCACGAACATCGACCCGCGAACATCGCCGACCTGACCGCCGCGACCCACCTCGGTGCAGCCCGCGTCGAGCGCGCCCTCGGACGCCTCACCGACGCGCGAGTCGTTGCCATCGGCCACCAGTTCCACCTGGCCCGGCGGGTCGACGTCGACAAGGCCGTCGCGGCGGCGTCGGCGGTCGAGCACGACCGGCGTGAGGTGGCCCGGTCGCGGGTGGAGATGATGTCGACGTACGCGGAGTACGGCGGGTGCCGCCGCGAGTGGCTGCTCAGCTACTTCGGTGAGCATTACGAAGGCCCCTGCGGCAACTGCGACAACGACCTGGCAGGCCGTACGGCGGCGCCGCCCGAGGAGGAGCCGTTCCCGATCGGCAGCCGCGTCAAGCACCGCACGTTCGGCCCCGGGCTCGTCGAGCACTACGACGGTACGACGATGACCGTCCTGTTCGACCGCGTCGGCTACAAGGAACTCCGTACCGCGTTCATGATCCACAACCAGCTGCTGGAGGCCGAATGA
- a CDS encoding DNA-3-methyladenine glycosylase, with translation MVRLENDHDLPEDFLRGVDPVLAGVIDDVVGSVGTPLSESRDTGVPDLPSEHYGVLVRAIVGQNISNIAAQAIYGRIVERYGGHAPAPEELLADEPDGLRTAVGLSHAKTASLRSLAEHVISGELELERLPELPDDEVVAQLTAIKGIGRWTAEIFLIFHLLRPDVLAVGDLEIRRTVETAYKLPELPKPAEVEKLGQAWRPQRTLAGLYLWRWRAVQRAKA, from the coding sequence ATGGTGAGGCTCGAAAACGACCACGACCTGCCTGAGGACTTCCTGCGGGGAGTTGATCCGGTGCTTGCCGGGGTTATCGACGATGTGGTCGGGAGTGTTGGTACTCCGTTGTCGGAGAGCCGGGACACCGGCGTACCTGATCTGCCCTCTGAGCACTACGGCGTGCTGGTGCGGGCGATTGTCGGGCAGAACATCTCGAATATCGCGGCTCAGGCGATCTACGGGCGGATTGTCGAGCGGTACGGCGGGCATGCGCCGGCGCCGGAGGAACTGCTGGCCGATGAGCCGGACGGGCTGCGGACCGCGGTGGGGCTGTCGCATGCGAAGACCGCCTCGCTGCGGTCGCTGGCGGAGCATGTGATCTCGGGAGAACTCGAGCTGGAGCGGCTGCCCGAGCTGCCGGACGACGAGGTGGTTGCCCAGCTCACCGCGATCAAGGGGATCGGGCGGTGGACGGCGGAGATCTTCCTGATCTTCCACCTGCTGCGTCCGGATGTGCTCGCGGTCGGGGACCTCGAGATCCGGCGGACCGTCGAGACCGCGTACAAGCTGCCGGAGCTGCCCAAGCCGGCCGAGGTCGAGAAGCTGGGGCAAGCCTGGCGGCCGCAGCGCACGCTGGCCGGGCTGTACCTCTGGCGCTGGCGGGCGGTCCAGCGAGCCAAGGCATGA
- a CDS encoding dihydrofolate reductase family protein — protein sequence MRTLITTAFVSLDGVVEAPGGEPGYRNAGWTFKDIPFDEAAYEIKGSEQSEATALLLGRVSYQSFAPVWPGMTVEFAGYNAMPKYVVSTTLQDSDLVTNWGETTILRSLDDVAALKETDGGPIIVNGSATLNRNLSDAGLIDRYHLLVFPVLLGAGKRLFSDADRDKLSLTLTDSAAYPNGIQKLVYNVNN from the coding sequence ATGCGTACCCTCATCACCACCGCGTTCGTCTCTCTCGATGGCGTCGTCGAGGCCCCGGGCGGCGAGCCGGGATACCGGAACGCGGGCTGGACCTTCAAGGACATCCCGTTCGACGAGGCGGCGTACGAGATCAAGGGCAGCGAGCAGTCCGAGGCGACCGCGCTGCTGCTCGGCCGGGTCAGCTACCAGTCCTTCGCGCCGGTCTGGCCGGGGATGACGGTGGAGTTCGCCGGCTACAACGCGATGCCGAAGTACGTCGTGTCGACCACCCTGCAGGACAGCGACCTGGTGACGAACTGGGGCGAGACCACCATCCTGCGCTCACTCGACGACGTCGCCGCCCTGAAGGAGACCGACGGCGGCCCGATCATCGTCAACGGCAGCGCCACCCTGAACCGCAACCTCTCCGACGCCGGCCTCATCGACCGCTACCACCTGCTCGTGTTCCCCGTCCTTCTCGGCGCCGGCAAACGCCTCTTCAGCGACGCCGACCGCGACAAACTCTCCCTCACCCTCACCGACAGCGCCGCCTACCCCAACGGCATCCAAAAACTCGTCTACAACGTCAACAACTGA
- a CDS encoding class I SAM-dependent methyltransferase, with the protein MFDYDAEMRFYRERLRAASAVRAEDRVLDVGCGGGQTTRDAAADAERGSVLGVDVSERMLEHARRQPMPNVDYLLADAATYTFEPGSFDVCISRFGVMFFDDLVGAFTNLRRALRSGGRLVVLVWQRREENEWARVIPEAIGGTFRDESAFTLGSEDVTRDILTSAGFIDPTFTAVHELLYYGPDAETACANVLALREPQALLAELDPAAAAQAHGALREVLAAHDTGSGVYFESAAWIVTGVTP; encoded by the coding sequence ATGTTCGACTACGACGCGGAGATGCGGTTCTATCGCGAGCGACTTCGCGCGGCGTCCGCCGTACGGGCAGAGGATCGGGTGCTCGACGTCGGCTGCGGTGGTGGGCAGACCACGCGGGACGCAGCGGCCGATGCTGAGCGCGGCAGCGTGCTCGGCGTCGATGTCTCCGAGCGGATGCTCGAGCACGCGCGCCGTCAGCCGATGCCGAACGTGGACTATCTGCTGGCCGACGCCGCGACGTACACCTTCGAGCCGGGATCGTTCGACGTCTGCATCAGCCGGTTCGGGGTGATGTTCTTCGATGACCTGGTCGGTGCGTTCACCAACCTGCGGCGTGCGCTCCGCTCCGGTGGCCGGCTCGTGGTGCTGGTCTGGCAGCGGCGGGAGGAGAACGAGTGGGCGCGGGTGATTCCGGAGGCGATCGGTGGGACGTTCCGCGACGAGTCGGCCTTCACGCTCGGGTCGGAGGACGTGACGCGGGACATCCTCACGTCCGCGGGATTCATCGACCCGACGTTCACGGCTGTGCACGAGCTGCTCTACTACGGTCCCGATGCGGAGACGGCGTGCGCGAACGTCCTCGCGCTCCGCGAGCCGCAGGCGCTGCTCGCGGAGCTCGATCCTGCCGCCGCCGCGCAGGCGCACGGGGCTCTTCGCGAGGTGCTCGCCGCGCATGACACCGGTTCGGGTGTGTACTTCGAGTCCGCCGCGTGGATAGTGACGGGGGTCACACCATGA
- a CDS encoding inositol oxygenase family protein encodes MSIRTVDDLMSLLAECEDAWDMPDRSGDPVDILAHDRQCAELLRRDFRDDEELQVAGLVHDIGHLLRPSWRPVVERVARG; translated from the coding sequence ATGTCGATCAGAACCGTCGATGACCTGATGAGCCTGCTCGCGGAGTGCGAGGACGCCTGGGACATGCCTGACCGCAGCGGCGATCCGGTCGACATCCTGGCCCACGATCGCCAATGTGCCGAGTTGCTGCGCCGCGACTTCCGGGACGACGAGGAGCTCCAGGTTGCCGGGCTGGTGCACGACATCGGGCATCTGCTGCGGCCGTCATGGCGACCGGTCGTCGAGCGAGTCGCCCGCGGTTAG